In a genomic window of Nostoc sp. UHCC 0870:
- the gyrA gene encoding DNA gyrase subunit A: protein MTTSQERIIPTDLRNEMSRSYLEYAMSVIVGRALPDARDGLKPVHRRILFAMHELGLTHDRPFRKCARVVGEVLGKYHPHGDTAVYDALVRMAQDFSMRSPLINGHGNFGSVDNDPPAAMRYTECRLQALTSASLLQDIESETVDFIDTFDGSQQEPTVLPSRIPQLLLNGSSGIAVGMATNIPPHNLGELIDGLVEVIHNPEITDLELMQFVPGPDFPTGAQILGTAAIKEAYTTGRGSITMRGVANIETIEQRGRPDREAIIITELPYQTNKAALIEKIAELVNDKRIDGIADIRDESDRDGMRIVIELKRDAYPRVVLNNLYKQTPLQANFGANMLALVNGEPQILSLKQFFHVFLDFRIDAITRRTRYELRKAEERDHLLQGLLIALSQLDAIINLIRHAPDAPTAKGELITTYGLSEVQADAILQMQLRRLTALEADKIRLEHEDLQTRIADLQDILARRERILEIIETEISQIKTSFATPRRTVITHAEGEIDERDLIANEKALILVTEQGYIKRMPVNTFEAQSRATRGKAGAKVKDDDNIEHFLTCCDHDSILFFSDRGVVYCLKAYQIPVGSRTSRGTPIVQLLPIPREEKITSIVPVDEFSSEEYLVMLTKGGNIKKTVLAAFSHIRANGLIAISLEEGDQLRWVRRARVEDSVIIGSRHGMAIHFRCNHEQLRPLGRATRGVKSMKLKKGDELVGMDILPAAILETLDTEEVDTEEIETIEEVETTEEIENTEVTGNVSVGPWVLVITMGGYGKRVPVAQFRLQNRAGQGLMATKFKNRKTKDKLATLGIVNSDNEIMMVTSRGIIIRQAVNAISIQSRSATGVRVQRLDEDDVINGVAIVPPDTADTADTSDAADAGDTADIEEVE, encoded by the coding sequence ATGACAACCTCACAGGAGAGGATTATCCCGACGGATCTGCGGAATGAAATGTCCCGGTCTTATCTGGAATACGCCATGAGTGTGATCGTGGGCAGGGCGTTACCAGATGCCAGGGATGGTCTCAAACCTGTGCATCGCCGCATCCTCTTTGCTATGCACGAGTTAGGGCTAACCCACGATCGCCCATTTAGAAAGTGCGCCCGTGTAGTCGGGGAAGTGTTGGGTAAATATCACCCCCACGGCGATACGGCAGTATATGATGCGTTGGTGCGGATGGCGCAGGATTTTTCCATGCGATCGCCATTAATTAACGGACATGGTAACTTTGGTTCAGTAGATAACGACCCGCCGGCGGCAATGCGTTACACTGAATGCCGCTTGCAAGCTTTAACCAGTGCTTCCCTGCTGCAAGATATTGAATCAGAAACCGTTGATTTTATTGATACCTTTGACGGTTCTCAACAAGAACCCACAGTTTTACCTTCACGGATTCCCCAATTACTTCTCAATGGTTCTTCGGGGATTGCGGTGGGGATGGCTACCAACATTCCCCCCCACAATTTAGGCGAACTGATTGATGGGTTGGTGGAAGTGATTCATAATCCCGAAATCACTGATTTGGAGTTAATGCAGTTTGTCCCAGGGCCAGACTTTCCCACTGGGGCGCAAATTCTGGGGACAGCCGCGATTAAAGAGGCTTACACCACAGGCCGCGGTTCAATCACCATGCGCGGTGTCGCCAACATTGAAACCATTGAACAGAGAGGCCGTCCCGACAGGGAAGCCATCATCATCACCGAATTACCCTATCAAACCAACAAAGCGGCATTAATTGAAAAAATTGCCGAGTTGGTGAATGACAAGCGGATTGACGGAATTGCAGATATCCGGGATGAAAGCGATCGCGACGGGATGCGAATCGTGATCGAACTCAAGCGTGATGCTTATCCCCGCGTGGTTTTAAATAACCTCTACAAACAAACACCACTGCAAGCCAACTTTGGCGCGAATATGTTGGCGTTGGTGAATGGCGAACCCCAAATTCTCAGCCTGAAGCAGTTCTTTCATGTCTTCCTAGATTTCCGTATAGACGCAATTACAAGACGCACCCGTTACGAATTGCGAAAAGCGGAAGAACGTGATCACCTTTTACAAGGTTTATTAATTGCTCTATCCCAATTAGATGCAATTATTAACTTAATTCGTCACGCGCCCGATGCACCCACCGCTAAAGGTGAGTTAATCACCACCTATGGACTTTCGGAAGTGCAAGCCGATGCGATTTTACAAATGCAGCTACGGCGGTTAACTGCTCTAGAAGCCGATAAAATCCGTCTAGAACATGAGGACTTACAGACACGGATTGCCGACTTACAGGATATTTTGGCACGGCGGGAACGGATTTTAGAAATCATTGAAACCGAAATCAGCCAAATCAAAACCAGCTTTGCTACACCCCGGCGCACCGTGATTACCCACGCCGAAGGGGAAATAGACGAACGCGACTTGATTGCTAATGAAAAAGCTCTAATTCTGGTGACAGAACAAGGCTACATCAAACGGATGCCAGTTAACACCTTTGAGGCGCAAAGCCGTGCTACCAGAGGTAAAGCCGGCGCGAAGGTGAAAGACGATGACAACATTGAGCATTTCTTAACTTGCTGTGATCATGACAGCATTTTATTCTTTAGCGATCGCGGTGTCGTCTACTGTCTCAAAGCCTATCAAATCCCCGTGGGTTCTCGCACCAGTCGCGGTACACCCATTGTGCAGTTGCTACCCATCCCCAGAGAAGAAAAAATTACTTCGATTGTCCCTGTGGATGAGTTTAGCAGTGAAGAATATCTAGTAATGCTGACCAAAGGCGGCAATATTAAGAAAACCGTATTAGCAGCCTTCAGTCATATTCGCGCCAATGGTTTGATTGCAATTTCCTTAGAAGAAGGCGATCAACTGCGCTGGGTACGTCGCGCCAGAGTCGAAGATAGCGTCATCATCGGTTCTCGTCATGGGATGGCAATTCATTTTAGATGTAACCATGAACAACTGCGTCCTTTAGGTAGAGCAACTCGTGGAGTAAAATCCATGAAACTCAAAAAAGGTGATGAACTCGTCGGGATGGATATTCTACCGGCGGCGATTCTAGAGACTTTAGATACAGAGGAAGTGGATACCGAAGAAATCGAAACCATTGAAGAAGTAGAAACCACCGAAGAAATCGAAAACACTGAAGTTACAGGTAACGTCAGCGTTGGCCCTTGGGTGTTAGTCATCACAATGGGAGGATACGGTAAGCGCGTTCCAGTCGCCCAATTCCGCCTACAAAATCGGGCTGGACAAGGCTTGATGGCGACTAAATTCAAAAACCGCAAAACCAAAGACAAGTTAGCCACTCTAGGTATTGTCAACAGTGACAATGAAATCATGATGGTAACAAGTCGCGGTATCATCATTCGGCAAGCGGTGAATGCAATTTCTATCCAATCCCGTTCTGCAACTGGGGTGAGAGTGCAACGCCTCGACGAAGATGACGTAATTAATGGAGTAGCGATCGTTCCTCCTGATACAGCTGATACAGCCGATACAAGCGATGCAGCCGACGCAGGCGACACAGCCGACATAGAAGAGGTGGAATGA
- a CDS encoding NADAR family protein gives MTIYFYKVWQPFGCFSNFSPHGIEIHGIYWSTVEHYYQAQKFVGSVDAVIIPVIRAATTPEEAAALGRCSSRKLRSDWDLVKTQVMREAVFKKFFTHTDIREILLNTGNEVLVENSPTDYFWGCGADNTGQNHLGKVLMSVREDLRQLQLLTVFSVDCLGEKG, from the coding sequence ATGACCATTTACTTTTATAAAGTTTGGCAACCTTTCGGTTGTTTTTCTAACTTTTCTCCTCACGGTATTGAAATTCACGGTATTTACTGGTCAACGGTAGAGCATTACTATCAAGCACAAAAGTTTGTTGGTAGTGTCGATGCAGTCATCATCCCCGTCATTCGTGCAGCCACAACCCCCGAAGAGGCCGCCGCTTTGGGTCGATGTAGTAGCCGCAAACTACGCTCAGATTGGGATTTAGTCAAAACCCAAGTTATGCGAGAAGCAGTGTTCAAAAAGTTTTTCACCCATACGGATATTCGAGAAATTCTTTTGAATACTGGGAATGAAGTTTTAGTAGAAAATTCACCCACTGATTATTTTTGGGGTTGTGGTGCAGATAACACTGGTCAAAATCATCTCGGTAAAGTTCTCATGAGTGTGCGTGAAGACCTCCGCCAGCTACAGCTATTAACCGTATTTTCCGTTGATTGCTTGGGAGAAAAAGGTTAA
- the psb34 gene encoding photosystem II assembly protein Psb34, with product MYTTVNEDGVLNNYATEPQVYCAEYPAIWEQRKYAIQSVFATLIVSSLILVAFSVS from the coding sequence ATGTACACTACTGTTAATGAAGATGGCGTTCTCAACAACTACGCAACTGAACCCCAGGTATATTGTGCCGAGTACCCTGCAATTTGGGAACAACGCAAATACGCGATACAAAGTGTATTCGCTACATTAATTGTCTCTAGTCTAATTTTGGTCGCTTTCAGCGTTAGCTAA
- the psb28 gene encoding photosystem II reaction center protein Psb28, translating into MSSTTPSIQFFAGIYEELSNVSLRREVRTGKRIVMMTFEQLQALEGFNSFTKQSLNALLLTDEEGEISLTPSSTRFIFGGDEGDELRGVECKVEVERDDHWERFMRFMHRYAEANGMEYGEKS; encoded by the coding sequence ATGTCCTCAACCACCCCCTCAATTCAGTTTTTTGCAGGCATTTATGAAGAACTTAGTAACGTCAGTTTAAGGCGTGAAGTCCGTACTGGTAAACGCATCGTCATGATGACGTTTGAGCAATTGCAAGCATTGGAAGGATTCAACAGTTTTACAAAACAATCATTAAACGCCTTACTTTTAACTGATGAAGAAGGTGAAATTAGTCTTACCCCGTCTTCGACTCGATTCATTTTTGGGGGTGATGAAGGCGACGAACTCAGGGGGGTAGAGTGTAAAGTTGAAGTTGAGCGCGATGATCATTGGGAACGATTCATGCGTTTTATGCACCGTTATGCTGAGGCTAATGGTATGGAATATGGTGAAAAGTCTTAA
- the lnt gene encoding apolipoprotein N-acyltransferase: MKSKVKSQKAKEIFPFVLYLLLALTSGVLMGLTVAPVGAWFLAWVALAPLWVMVVEKSQNLEGRRNKLFLLPFSFYLVPLLWGIGYHGVALFWITGIHPMDWLGVPWWPSLAITFFCLSFISLWGGIFAAIWAGAIACFNLQKSLPRILIGTAIWCGLESLWSAGPLWWSSLAYTQSPHNLVILHLGQLSGPNTVTAAIVAINGLIAEAWINYQQASNKRDESHNKDLFPYTPTPPHPYTPTPLHPYTPTPLHPYTPTPLHPYTPTPFKYLAIATGLLITLHLIGFLLYTRPIAQPPAATLKVGIIQGNIPNKIKLLPEGVQRAIRGYTEGYLTLVNQGVDAVLTPEGAMPFFDKDLAVTPLVAAIEDKGVIAWVGAFGRKGRSYTNSLFTVNGQGELTSRYDKSKLVPLGEYIPFEEILGAIIQRLSPLDEHQVHGSPNQIFDTPFGRAIVGICYESAFPEVFRRQAAEGGEFILSASNDAHYSAAMPFQHHAQDIMRAIETDRWSVRATNTGYSAFVDPHGKTLWMSGYNTYETQAATIYRRQSKTLYVRWGDWLTPLLLGLGLIAFANWWRSS, translated from the coding sequence ATGAAGTCAAAAGTCAAAAGTCAAAAGGCAAAAGAAATTTTCCCTTTTGTACTCTACCTTTTACTTGCTCTTACCAGTGGGGTTCTGATGGGGTTAACCGTCGCCCCTGTGGGTGCATGGTTCTTGGCTTGGGTAGCCCTCGCCCCCCTCTGGGTAATGGTTGTAGAAAAAAGTCAAAATTTAGAGGGTAGAAGAAACAAGTTATTTCTTTTACCTTTTTCCTTTTACCTTGTGCCTTTACTCTGGGGTATTGGTTATCACGGTGTCGCCTTATTCTGGATTACCGGCATTCATCCGATGGATTGGTTGGGTGTACCTTGGTGGCCGAGTTTAGCCATTACCTTTTTTTGCTTATCATTCATTAGCCTCTGGGGGGGAATTTTTGCAGCAATTTGGGCAGGTGCGATCGCCTGTTTCAATCTGCAAAAATCGCTACCACGTATCCTAATTGGTACAGCAATTTGGTGCGGCTTAGAAAGCCTGTGGAGTGCCGGCCCCTTGTGGTGGAGTTCTCTAGCTTACACCCAGAGTCCGCATAATCTCGTAATTTTACACCTGGGGCAACTATCGGGGCCAAATACTGTCACTGCTGCTATTGTCGCCATCAATGGCTTAATTGCTGAAGCATGGATTAATTACCAGCAAGCTAGCAATAAACGTGATGAATCACACAATAAAGATTTATTCCCTTACACCCCTACACCCCCACACCCCTACACCCCTACACCCCTACACCCCTACACCCCCACACCCCTACACCCCTACACCCCTACACCCCTACACCCCTACACCCCTACACCTTTCAAATATTTAGCGATCGCCACAGGTTTATTAATTACCCTACACCTGATTGGTTTTTTATTATACACTCGCCCCATCGCCCAACCTCCAGCCGCCACCTTGAAGGTGGGGATTATTCAGGGAAATATTCCCAACAAAATTAAACTGCTTCCCGAAGGAGTCCAACGCGCCATTAGAGGTTACACCGAGGGATATTTAACCTTAGTTAATCAAGGCGTTGATGCTGTTCTGACTCCAGAAGGGGCAATGCCTTTTTTTGACAAAGATTTAGCAGTTACTCCCCTAGTTGCAGCCATAGAAGACAAAGGTGTAATTGCTTGGGTTGGGGCTTTTGGGAGAAAGGGACGGAGTTACACCAACAGTTTATTTACAGTCAACGGCCAAGGTGAACTTACCAGCCGCTACGATAAATCTAAGTTAGTACCCTTGGGTGAATACATTCCTTTTGAGGAAATTTTGGGTGCAATTATTCAGCGTTTATCGCCACTAGATGAACATCAAGTACATGGTTCACCCAACCAAATTTTTGATACTCCCTTCGGTCGGGCAATTGTCGGGATTTGTTACGAATCGGCATTTCCCGAAGTATTTCGCCGTCAAGCAGCAGAAGGTGGAGAATTTATCCTCAGTGCTTCCAACGATGCCCATTACAGTGCTGCTATGCCATTCCAGCACCATGCTCAGGATATCATGCGAGCAATTGAGACTGATAGATGGTCAGTCAGAGCGACCAACACCGGATATTCAGCCTTTGTTGATCCCCACGGTAAAACCCTGTGGATGTCTGGATATAATACCTACGAAACCCAAGCCGCAACTATCTACCGACGACAGAGCAAAACTTTATATGTGCGTTGGGGTGATTGGTTGACACCATTGTTATTAGGGTTGGGGTTGATAGCATTTGCCAACTGGTGGAGATCCAGTTAA
- a CDS encoding RNA-guided endonuclease InsQ/TnpB family protein → MLDVLKVRIYPNKKQEISLAKSFGCSRFVWNFYLNKTNTQYKETGKGMTYCQMAKDLTQLKKLADYEWLLFPTAAVLQQSLKNLESAFKNFFSKRTGFPKFKSKHSQQSIRFPESCSIKDGGLKLPKLGIVKASLSKNINSKIKSVTVSKTSTDKYFAAILFETKDLITKAQGKISGIDLGLNSLVTVFDGETCYKVDPIKPTRKYAQRLRIRQKALSRKVKGSNNRRKAVKVVAKVHEKISNTRQDFLHKLSRKLCDDNQVIVAENLCVKGLARTKLAKSIYDAGFGMLLNFIGYKLEREGGKFIQVDRFFPSTKLCSCCGYKNDFLNLSIREWTCLNCQTTHDRDENASRNLRAEGIRILSTNTAGHAEIQACGEAVRLVGTCAKKRVSEKQESPATPCKRLAGECQR, encoded by the coding sequence ATGTTAGATGTATTAAAGGTCAGAATTTATCCAAACAAAAAACAAGAAATATCCTTAGCTAAAAGCTTTGGATGTTCCCGCTTTGTTTGGAATTTCTACCTCAATAAAACTAATACTCAATACAAGGAAACGGGTAAAGGTATGACTTACTGCCAGATGGCTAAAGACCTTACCCAATTGAAGAAACTAGCTGATTATGAATGGCTGCTTTTCCCCACTGCTGCTGTTCTACAACAATCACTCAAAAATTTAGAATCTGCGTTTAAAAACTTTTTCTCTAAACGTACTGGATTCCCAAAATTCAAAAGTAAGCATTCTCAGCAGTCAATCCGATTTCCTGAAAGTTGTTCAATTAAGGATGGTGGATTAAAGCTACCTAAGCTTGGCATCGTTAAAGCTAGTCTTTCAAAAAATATTAATAGCAAGATTAAATCTGTAACCGTTTCTAAGACAAGTACAGATAAATATTTTGCTGCGATCTTATTTGAGACTAAAGATTTAATAACAAAGGCGCAAGGTAAGATATCAGGAATTGATTTAGGATTAAACAGTCTAGTAACTGTGTTTGATGGTGAAACCTGTTACAAAGTTGACCCAATCAAACCTACTAGAAAATATGCTCAACGACTACGAATTAGACAGAAAGCTTTATCTCGTAAAGTGAAAGGGTCTAACAATAGGCGTAAAGCAGTTAAAGTAGTTGCCAAAGTTCACGAAAAAATATCCAATACCAGACAAGATTTTCTCCATAAACTCTCACGAAAGTTATGTGATGATAACCAAGTCATAGTAGCTGAAAACCTTTGCGTTAAAGGATTAGCCCGTACCAAGTTAGCCAAGTCAATATATGATGCTGGGTTTGGTATGCTGCTTAATTTTATCGGCTACAAACTAGAGAGAGAGGGAGGTAAATTCATCCAAGTTGACAGATTCTTTCCTAGTACAAAGCTTTGTTCATGCTGCGGTTATAAGAATGATTTCCTGAATTTAAGTATCCGTGAGTGGACTTGTCTAAATTGTCAAACAACTCATGACAGAGATGAAAATGCGTCACGGAACTTGAGGGCAGAAGGGATAAGAATATTGTCAACAAATACTGCGGGACACGCAGAAATCCAAGCTTGTGGAGAAGCAGTAAGACTCGTTGGTACTTGTGCCAAAAAGCGTGTTTCTGAGAAGCAAGAATCTCCCGCTACACCGTGCAAGCGGTTAGCGGGGGAGTGTCAACGTTAG
- a CDS encoding GAF domain-containing sensor histidine kinase — MTFTDKVSSFSPNLEQENLLYRITNRIRRSLELEEILTATVVEIREFLATDRVMVYRFAPDSSGEVIAESIHEQRLPSLLGLHFPAGDIPEEARRMFLLAKQRSIVDVVNGTIGLSSLPSQDSIPAQLNQNIYYRQVDQCHLEYLQAMGVQSSFVVPILLSDLQKPSTQPELWGLLVSHHSQPRTILKRELKIVQQITDQVAIAIAQSNLLAETRAQQRREAIINHVNTLLHQQTHIELQTALEATINILGGTGGRLYINKTQKLYMWGEQPRPTSESTNSLIEQHPVWQFWINQSQPGDVWAIPDLYKETHLQILAFAFESTPIRGILVMPLHYRQRLIGVMSIFRPEWDTQILWAGRCEQNQRQRLPELSFEMWCEQKKSQAPQWSAAEISLGQSLAADFAVAIQQQHTNQQLQTLNIDLECRVNEQTAELEKSFLITKVIKQVTEQIRRSLDLDTTLQTIVEQVRSLLNSDRLLIYQILSESKGEVIVEEVNGNWDSVLGCKMPLGCLPEEYTHLYGRGRVRAMNNIATASLSACHQEFLQSLQVQANLIVPINMGQKLWGLLIAHQCDAPRDWQEAEIDLLQQLADQAAIAIYQAELYEQSCLAENAAKAQTAQLEKTLIELQETQTKLIQNEKMSSLGQLVAGVAHEINNPVNFIHGNLCHAQEYTQQLLELLTLYQTYYPQPHSEIYQALESIDLDFVIEDLPKIISSMKVGADRIRSIVLSLRNFSRLDESENKLVDIHEGLNNTLLILQHRFKANANFSGIQIIKDYGDLPLVECYAGQMNQVFMNILSNAIDALEEQESKNKSIKPEICISTQISPNESRLLIRIADNGLGMTQEVKNRIFDPFFTTKSVGKGTGLGLAISYQIVVEKHGGTIDCVSEVGKGTEFWIEIPIQIAA, encoded by the coding sequence ATGACATTTACGGATAAAGTAAGTAGTTTTTCGCCAAATTTAGAGCAAGAGAATCTATTATATCGGATCACCAACCGAATCAGGCGATCGCTAGAACTGGAAGAAATATTAACCGCTACAGTTGTGGAAATTCGCGAATTTTTAGCTACAGACCGGGTAATGGTGTATCGGTTTGCTCCTGATAGTAGTGGCGAAGTCATTGCTGAATCTATTCATGAACAACGTTTACCATCTCTATTGGGGTTACATTTTCCCGCAGGTGATATCCCCGAAGAAGCGAGACGGATGTTTCTCTTGGCAAAACAACGCTCAATTGTTGATGTAGTTAATGGCACAATTGGGCTATCGTCATTACCATCACAAGACTCAATACCCGCTCAGTTAAATCAAAATATCTACTATCGCCAAGTAGATCAATGCCATTTAGAATACTTACAGGCGATGGGTGTACAGTCTTCCTTCGTCGTGCCAATTCTATTATCTGACCTGCAAAAACCATCCACACAGCCAGAACTATGGGGATTGTTGGTATCACATCACAGTCAACCACGCACGATTTTAAAGCGGGAACTGAAAATAGTTCAGCAAATTACTGATCAAGTAGCGATCGCGATCGCTCAAAGTAACCTATTGGCTGAAACTCGCGCCCAACAACGACGAGAAGCCATTATTAACCATGTCAATACACTTTTACATCAGCAAACCCATATAGAATTGCAGACAGCCCTAGAAGCAACTATCAATATTTTAGGTGGTACAGGTGGCAGGCTTTATATTAATAAAACTCAAAAACTATATATGTGGGGTGAACAGCCCCGTCCCACCTCCGAATCAACCAACAGTTTGATTGAACAACATCCCGTATGGCAATTTTGGATCAATCAATCTCAACCGGGTGATGTGTGGGCTATTCCTGACCTTTACAAGGAAACGCATTTGCAGATTTTAGCTTTTGCGTTTGAGTCTACTCCCATTCGAGGCATATTGGTGATGCCTCTACACTATCGCCAACGTTTGATCGGAGTCATGAGTATTTTCCGTCCTGAATGGGACACACAAATTTTATGGGCTGGACGGTGTGAGCAGAATCAACGCCAACGACTACCAGAGCTTTCCTTTGAGATGTGGTGTGAGCAAAAAAAAAGCCAAGCACCCCAATGGAGTGCAGCAGAAATTTCTCTAGGACAAAGCTTGGCTGCTGATTTTGCTGTTGCTATTCAACAGCAGCACACCAATCAACAGCTACAGACACTTAACATTGACTTAGAATGTCGGGTCAACGAGCAAACCGCCGAATTGGAGAAATCATTCTTAATTACCAAGGTAATTAAACAAGTTACCGAACAAATCCGCCGTAGCTTAGATTTAGATACCACCCTACAAACTATTGTTGAGCAAGTCCGTTCCCTACTCAATTCAGATCGACTATTGATTTATCAAATTTTGAGTGAATCTAAGGGTGAGGTAATTGTTGAAGAAGTAAATGGTAATTGGGATTCAGTTTTAGGATGCAAAATGCCTTTGGGGTGCTTACCTGAAGAATATACCCATCTTTATGGTCGAGGTAGGGTCAGAGCAATGAATAATATTGCCACCGCTTCTTTGAGTGCTTGTCATCAAGAATTTTTGCAGAGCTTGCAAGTACAAGCTAACTTAATTGTTCCCATTAATATGGGTCAAAAACTTTGGGGATTACTTATTGCTCATCAATGTGATGCGCCCAGAGATTGGCAAGAGGCGGAAATAGATTTATTACAACAGTTAGCAGATCAAGCTGCGATCGCTATTTATCAAGCTGAACTTTACGAACAAAGTTGTCTGGCGGAAAATGCAGCTAAAGCCCAAACTGCACAGTTAGAAAAAACTTTGATAGAACTGCAAGAAACCCAAACAAAATTGATTCAAAATGAAAAAATGTCTAGTTTGGGACAATTAGTAGCAGGGGTAGCCCACGAAATTAACAACCCTGTCAACTTTATTCACGGCAACCTCTGCCATGCTCAGGAATACACTCAACAATTATTAGAACTTTTAACACTTTATCAGACATACTATCCTCAACCGCATAGTGAAATTTATCAAGCACTAGAAAGTATAGATTTAGATTTTGTTATAGAAGACTTGCCTAAAATTATCTCTTCGATGAAAGTTGGTGCAGACCGTATCCGATCTATAGTTTTGTCATTACGCAATTTTTCCCGCTTAGATGAATCTGAAAATAAGTTAGTTGATATCCATGAAGGGTTAAATAATACTTTATTAATATTGCAACATCGATTCAAAGCCAATGCTAATTTCTCTGGGATTCAAATCATCAAAGATTATGGCGATTTACCATTAGTAGAATGCTACGCCGGACAGATGAATCAAGTGTTTATGAATATTCTGTCTAATGCCATTGATGCCTTAGAGGAACAAGAGTCAAAAAATAAGTCAATTAAACCAGAAATTTGTATTTCTACTCAAATATCTCCTAATGAATCCCGTCTTTTGATTCGCATTGCAGACAATGGACTAGGTATGACCCAGGAAGTTAAAAATCGTATCTTTGACCCATTTTTTACTACTAAATCAGTAGGTAAGGGTACAGGATTAGGACTAGCCATCAGCTACCAGATTGTTGTTGAAAAGCATGGTGGAACTATAGATTGTGTCTCAGAAGTTGGCAAGGGTACTGAGTTTTGGATTGAGATTCCTATTCAAATTGCCGCATAA
- a CDS encoding transposase produces the protein MLFIATPCQSKSNHGLRSVYRLNAHIVLVVKYRRKAINAEILNRLKEIITATLKKWDCKLLEFNNPQRVPLVAKKYFYNKPYFWTGAYFVASCGGVTVEQLKNYVENQAQPKH, from the coding sequence ATACTATTTATCGCTACCCCTTGTCAAAGCAAGTCCAATCATGGTTTAAGGTCTGTTTACAGACTTAACGCTCATATTGTTTTAGTCGTGAAATACCGCCGAAAAGCTATTAATGCAGAAATACTAAACAGGTTAAAAGAAATCATCACAGCCACCCTGAAAAAATGGGATTGTAAATTACTGGAGTTCAATAATCCGCAAAGAGTTCCCTTGGTGGCTAAAAAATACTTCTACAACAAGCCTTACTTTTGGACTGGTGCGTATTTTGTCGCTAGTTGTGGTGGTGTTACGGTTGAACAATTAAAAAATTACGTTGAGAACCAAGCACAACCAAAACATTGA
- the arfB gene encoding alternative ribosome rescue aminoacyl-tRNA hydrolase ArfB has protein sequence MLQISNKIIISDSELEISAIRSQGAGGQNVNKVSTAIHLRFDIEASSLPAFYKEQLLKLNDRRITQEGVIVIKAQEYRSQEKNREEALQRLKQLILGAVTLPQIRKPTKPSRSSQRKRIDSKTKRGQIKSMRRQAID, from the coding sequence ATGCTGCAAATTTCTAATAAAATCATCATCTCCGATAGCGAACTCGAAATTAGCGCGATTCGTTCTCAAGGTGCAGGAGGCCAAAACGTCAACAAGGTCTCTACTGCTATTCACTTACGCTTTGACATTGAGGCTTCGTCATTACCCGCTTTCTACAAAGAACAACTTCTGAAGCTAAATGACCGACGCATTACCCAGGAGGGGGTTATTGTCATCAAGGCTCAAGAATACCGCAGTCAGGAGAAAAACCGCGAGGAAGCTTTGCAACGACTCAAACAACTCATACTAGGCGCGGTCACACTCCCTCAAATACGCAAACCCACTAAACCATCTCGCAGTTCTCAACGAAAACGTATCGACAGTAAAACTAAGCGAGGACAGATTAAGTCTATGAGAAGGCAAGCTATTGATTAA